From Halotia branconii CENA392, the proteins below share one genomic window:
- a CDS encoding response regulator: protein MKSQVNSKPKILVVDDEPDNLDLLYRTFYRDYQVLRATSGPAALDLLAKEGEVSVIISDQRMPIMSGTEFLSLTATQYPDIIRIILTGYTDVEDLVEAINAGKVFKYVTKPWEAEELKGVVRQALDTHNVLKARTRELTRTLRQESLLNTVTNTIRSALDYRQILQAIVDTVGHMLEVDVCLLRPFQDEQLVDEGFIYQRAYKEVVEGDEEDGEATSLTSIFPSSSLLAQTVWETREVQIIHEVAGDDRLLGETPELLQRVAAFTTANICSSLVVPLICQQELMAVLALHQCYQPRIWGKEEVQLVLMVADQAALALSQAYAYEQVRALAKREGLINTITTAIRSSLDPEDIFAAITHQLGQALQLDGCVLSLWTEEDEFAHCVGLYDSSQYFENTQLSAQDKNLTSNHDFVTLELPHSQAPIKENSILQEILRTHEPVIITDMSDYSSAIKGFDLPGKMPARSLMVVPLLADGKCIGSITLREGNKARQWLTSDIELAKAVAAQAAIAVQQSRLYQKTREQAERLLQLDKQKTEFFQNISHEFRTPITLIQGPLESAVGSGEGLSYAQSAIALRNSRRLLRLVNQLLDLQRLDAGRMQPNFRPCDLVEFISQIVESFRPYCEKKELHLVTEMDECPTVYLDMEKFDKVVYNLLSNAMKFTPERGTISIKLQAAENYCILQIKDTGIGIVQEQIPHLFERFRQAEGSENRSYEGSGLGLALVKELVELHGGKVTVESVYGEGTTFTLWLLTGNSHLPTQQVLETPVELNTSRASVELADLELVELTIDDIENITKKDLIPNSDAQHSILVVDDNPDLRTYVSDILRSNGYQVWTARNGDEGFKIAQEFLPSLIVTDLMMPLVTGLEMIRMIRNQEKLQGIPVILLTAKVDEETRIESTEHGADAYLAKPFNDRELLAEVRNLLALKANERRVLELNTYLTESVLKRFLPSALVQKAATGDLTLDLRPEPRLITVLFSDIVGFTQLANTLRSRRVAELLNEYLEAMTKAVFDNGGTVDKFMGDAILALYGAPEELTPNEQARRAVNTARAMQGSLAVLNQRWRDQGIFDSDGLSGVQFRCGIHQGTAVVGMFGSAERADYTAIGPSVNIAARLQSAAIPGTILVSAAVADYLQDEEITKGSPLKLKGVDETVLTFVVTPELMVNR, encoded by the coding sequence ATGAAATCCCAAGTAAACAGTAAGCCCAAAATTTTGGTTGTTGATGATGAACCAGACAACCTTGATTTGCTTTACCGCACCTTTTATCGCGACTATCAGGTGTTGAGGGCAACCTCTGGCCCCGCAGCACTGGATTTGTTGGCAAAAGAGGGAGAGGTTTCGGTGATCATCTCTGATCAACGAATGCCAATTATGAGCGGTACAGAATTTTTGAGCCTGACAGCTACTCAATATCCCGATATTATCCGAATTATTTTAACTGGCTACACTGATGTCGAAGACTTAGTGGAAGCAATCAATGCTGGTAAGGTATTTAAATATGTAACTAAACCGTGGGAAGCAGAGGAGCTTAAAGGCGTTGTACGCCAAGCTTTAGATACCCACAATGTCCTTAAAGCCCGTACCCGCGAACTAACGCGTACACTACGCCAGGAATCACTGTTAAATACTGTTACAAATACAATTCGCAGTGCCTTGGACTATCGGCAAATTCTGCAAGCAATTGTCGATACAGTTGGTCACATGTTGGAGGTAGATGTTTGCCTTTTACGTCCCTTTCAAGATGAACAGTTGGTAGATGAAGGATTCATTTACCAAAGAGCTTACAAAGAGGTCGTAGAAGGAGATGAGGAAGATGGGGAAGCAACATCTCTTACATCTATTTTCCCTTCTTCTTCTTTACTAGCTCAAACAGTCTGGGAAACTCGCGAAGTTCAAATAATTCATGAGGTAGCAGGTGACGATCGCCTACTCGGTGAAACGCCTGAATTACTACAAAGAGTAGCAGCTTTCACTACCGCTAACATCTGCTCTAGTTTAGTTGTACCTTTGATTTGTCAACAAGAATTGATGGCAGTACTGGCGTTGCACCAATGTTACCAGCCACGCATTTGGGGTAAGGAGGAAGTGCAATTAGTGCTGATGGTAGCTGATCAGGCTGCTTTAGCTTTGTCTCAAGCTTATGCATACGAGCAGGTACGCGCCCTTGCCAAGCGAGAGGGTCTAATTAATACAATTACTACTGCGATTCGCTCTAGTCTAGATCCTGAAGATATTTTTGCAGCTATTACTCACCAACTAGGACAAGCTTTACAGCTCGATGGCTGTGTATTGTCTTTGTGGACAGAAGAAGATGAGTTTGCCCATTGCGTGGGTTTATATGATAGTTCTCAATATTTTGAGAATACCCAACTCTCAGCCCAGGATAAAAATTTAACTAGCAATCATGATTTCGTAACTTTAGAATTACCTCACTCTCAAGCACCGATAAAAGAAAATTCCATTCTGCAAGAGATTTTGCGAACACATGAGCCAGTAATTATTACTGATATGAGCGATTATTCCTCAGCAATTAAGGGGTTTGATTTGCCTGGGAAAATGCCAGCGCGATCGCTGATGGTTGTCCCTTTATTGGCTGATGGCAAATGCATTGGTAGTATTACTCTGCGGGAAGGCAACAAAGCAAGACAATGGCTAACATCTGATATTGAGTTGGCTAAAGCAGTAGCAGCTCAAGCTGCGATCGCTGTACAACAATCACGCCTGTATCAAAAAACTCGTGAGCAAGCCGAACGTTTATTACAACTAGACAAACAAAAAACTGAATTTTTTCAAAATATTTCCCATGAGTTTCGTACTCCCATAACTCTAATTCAAGGGCCTTTAGAGTCCGCAGTAGGTTCTGGTGAAGGATTATCTTACGCCCAAAGTGCGATCGCTCTACGTAACTCCCGCCGTCTACTAAGACTGGTAAACCAACTACTAGATCTACAACGTCTCGATGCTGGAAGGATGCAACCTAATTTTCGTCCTTGTGATTTAGTCGAATTTATCAGCCAAATTGTTGAGTCGTTTCGCCCCTACTGTGAAAAAAAGGAGTTACACCTCGTCACTGAGATGGACGAATGTCCTACTGTCTATTTGGATATGGAAAAGTTTGACAAAGTAGTTTATAACCTACTGTCAAATGCCATGAAGTTTACTCCTGAAAGAGGCACAATCAGCATCAAACTTCAAGCCGCAGAAAATTATTGCATATTGCAAATAAAAGACACAGGAATTGGTATTGTTCAGGAACAGATTCCCCACTTATTTGAGCGTTTCCGCCAAGCTGAAGGTTCAGAAAATCGCTCTTATGAAGGCAGTGGTTTAGGTTTGGCTTTAGTCAAAGAATTAGTAGAATTGCATGGCGGCAAAGTAACTGTAGAATCAGTTTACGGTGAAGGTACTACTTTTACTTTATGGCTGCTTACAGGAAATTCTCATTTACCTACACAACAAGTTCTAGAAACTCCTGTTGAACTGAATACAAGTCGCGCTAGCGTGGAATTGGCTGATTTAGAACTAGTAGAGCTAACCATAGATGATATTGAAAATATTACTAAAAAAGACTTAATACCTAACTCTGACGCTCAACATTCCATTTTAGTTGTAGACGACAATCCAGATTTGCGAACTTATGTATCTGATATCCTCCGCAGTAATGGCTATCAAGTCTGGACAGCTCGGAATGGTGATGAAGGGTTCAAAATAGCTCAGGAATTTTTACCCAGCTTAATTGTTACTGACTTGATGATGCCTTTGGTAACAGGGCTAGAAATGATTCGGATGATACGTAATCAAGAAAAATTGCAAGGAATCCCAGTAATTTTACTGACAGCGAAAGTTGACGAAGAAACTCGCATCGAAAGTACAGAACATGGCGCAGATGCTTATTTAGCAAAACCATTTAACGATCGCGAACTTCTAGCAGAAGTTAGGAATCTGTTAGCTCTAAAAGCAAATGAACGACGAGTTTTGGAACTAAATACTTACCTGACAGAATCGGTACTCAAGCGCTTTTTGCCTTCTGCATTAGTGCAGAAAGCCGCAACTGGAGATTTGACCTTAGATTTACGCCCAGAACCGCGTTTAATTACAGTTTTATTTAGCGATATCGTTGGTTTTACTCAGCTAGCAAACACACTTAGATCTCGACGAGTAGCAGAATTGCTAAATGAATATTTAGAAGCAATGACCAAAGCTGTATTTGACAATGGTGGTACTGTAGATAAATTTATGGGAGATGCTATTTTAGCTTTATATGGAGCGCCAGAAGAACTTACCCCCAATGAACAGGCACGTCGTGCTGTGAATACAGCAAGAGCAATGCAAGGTTCACTTGCTGTATTAAATCAA